TCCTGTTGTTGTGGTTTCTGTCAATGAACTGGAACAGATTGCTGTAGTTGCAAGCGCAATGATTGGAGCTGCTTTAGGCAATAAGAACACCTATCTTGTAAGGAAACACACTCCATGCAATGTGCTTCCTGGAAGTGTCTTGGTATCTGTTACTGCATTAATGAATGGAAATATGATTGATTTATCTATACCATTCGAAAACAAAACAAGAATTTTAGGATAATCATTGATTTAATTAATTTTAGATACTATTATTTTAAATATTTTTAATAAAGTGTTATTTTAATCAATCGTAAATTTAATAATTCTTTATTAAAATTTTTTCTTATTTTTTGCTATTTTTCACCCTTTATTTTTTCTATGGATTTTTAAGATTATTGATAATAAACTATTTTTTATAAATAAATCATTAACTATTTAATATTTAAAAACTATATATAATAATGATTAATAATTTAAAGATTATTATCCATTTAAAAATTAATTAAAATAATTAAATAAATTAAATTAATTAAATAAATTAATTAATTAAATTAGTTAAATTAATTCTACATAAAAAGATTATTGAATTAGATTGTGGTTCATATGATAATATTAAATGAAAATACAAAATGTTTAGTACAGGGAATTACTGGAAAGCAAGGTCAGTTCCATACTGAACAGATGATGAAATATAATACAAACATTGTAGCAGGAGTCACTCCAGGAAAAGGCGGACAAGTAGTTTGTGGAGTCCCTGTTTTCGATTCCATTGAAGAGGCAAAGGAAAATGTTGATGTGAATGCGTCAATAATATTTGTACCTGCACCATTTGCAAAGGATGCAGCATTCGAATCAATTGAGCATTTGGATCTGGTCATTATAATCACTGAACATATTCCTATTCATGACACTATGGAAATCATGGCTTATGCAAAGGAAAAGGGAGTCACTGTCATTGGACCTAACACTCCTGGTGTCATCTCACCTAAAGTGGGCAAGCTTGGAATCATGCCAACCCATATCTTCTCTGAAGGTGATGTGGGGGTAATCTCCAGAAGCGGTACATTGACCTATGAGATTGCAAGCCAATTGACCCGTGCGGGAATCGGACAAAGCACCTGTGTAGGTATTGGTGGAGATCCTGTCATCGGTACCCCATACATTGAAGTCCTGGACATGTTTGAAAATGATCCTGATACAAAAGAGATTGTATTGATCGGTGAAATCGGCGGAGGAGCAGAAGAGGCAGCCGCCGAATACATTAAGGATAACATCACAAAGCCTGTTGTGGCTTACATTGCGGGACTTTCGGCACCTCCAGGAAAAAGAATGGGTCACGCAGGAGCTATCATTGCAGGTAACTCAGGAACTGCAAAAAGCAAGATGGAAGCTTTGTCAGCTGCTGGAGTAAAGGTAGCTAAGAAACCTTCTGAAATTGTGGAATATATTAAGGAAGCTCGT
The nucleotide sequence above comes from Methanobrevibacter sp.. Encoded proteins:
- the sucD gene encoding succinate--CoA ligase subunit alpha; the protein is MIILNENTKCLVQGITGKQGQFHTEQMMKYNTNIVAGVTPGKGGQVVCGVPVFDSIEEAKENVDVNASIIFVPAPFAKDAAFESIEHLDLVIIITEHIPIHDTMEIMAYAKEKGVTVIGPNTPGVISPKVGKLGIMPTHIFSEGDVGVISRSGTLTYEIASQLTRAGIGQSTCVGIGGDPVIGTPYIEVLDMFENDPDTKEIVLIGEIGGGAEEAAAEYIKDNITKPVVAYIAGLSAPPGKRMGHAGAIIAGNSGTAKSKMEALSAAGVKVAKKPSEIVEYIKEARGE